The DNA segment AAAGCGATGCGCCCTCCACTCCTGCCGAAGCCAAAGCCCCCTGCATATCCGTTTCAATTGTGTCGATATAGTTCGCGCCGTCCATCGCATGCGTGCCCCACGCAAGCAGCGACGCAACACCGGCGCCAAGCAAACCCTTGGTTAAACCCTGCATAACTGTTCCCTTCCCTTTCGGTAAGGCTCGCAGCGCAGCGGGCACGTGTAAAGTCACAAATTGTAAGGTGCTCGGGGGAGATAACGGAGAGATTGGCCGCAAACCCCTCCAATCAATCGTTCGCGACGATCTCAAATTTCATCAACAAAGTCCGCTGTCCGCCCGAAAAATTGTCGTCGCTAACGATGTAGATGAATGTACGGCGCTGCCCATCTTTGGCGACCTCTTCGCGCACGGCCAGCCCTTCGAAATTGTCGACCGTCATGGGTGGGCGCAGGGTCATTAAGTCACGACGCGAACCGTCGGGAGAATAGGCGACAATCGCTGCGCTGTTTCCCTCGGTGGGTGAGTAGGAACGGAAAAGCACAAGAAATACGCCATCACCCAGCGCGTCAGCATCGGTCGGCACCGCACCCAACCCTTCGAGCATTGACGGCGGATGCACAGACAAATCAGTGTAGCTATCGGTCTCGGTGCGATGGAGCACACAGTTGGATCGTTGGGATTGAGCTTTCCGCTCAGCGCAGATTAACTGGGATTCTGCGCTGACGGCGACCGCCTCCATACCACTGTTGCCCTCCAGTTCACCTAGCTCTGCTTCGGCATCGAACAGGGTCTGAATGCCAACGCCAGAGAGGCTTTCTCCATAACTCAGAATGCGATGATTGCGTTCAAAAGTCACAAACCACCCGCCTTCGGCATCATAGATCAGACTTTCGCTGTCACCGTCTTCTTTTCCGGTCAGCGTTTGGCCATCCGGGCCGAGCAAATTGCCAGACTCTATCGCGGAAATTCCTATGAGCCGATCACCCGACTCGTCCGGCGCAATCCGAACCCAGCGCGCATCATCGGTAATCGCCAGCAAACGTCCGCTATCCGCATCCCAGCGAAGGCCCGACAGACCGCCAATGTTCTGACCCATGCGTGGAATGTCCAAGCCGCCGTGATATTTTAGAGCTCCGACCCGGTCCAGCGCCGGATCCTCTTCAGACAACGCAACCTGCAACAATTGCGTCCCATCGCGCGCAAAGGGATCGTGCAAATAGACATAACCGCCAACCAGAAGCGCCGCGATCAGCAGCGGTCCCAACAATGCGACCCGTTTAAGCAATTCTAGCCCAATTTGTCTTTGAGCAGTTGGTTGACCACGCCCGGGTTTGCTTTGCCCTGCATCGCCTTCATGGTCTGACCCACAAAGAAACCGAACAGCTTGTCTTTGCCGCCCTTATATTGCTCAACCTTGTCGCCGTTATTGGCGAGGATTTCGTCAATAGCAGCCTCGATCGCGCCGGTGTCGCTGACCTGTTTCAACCCTTCGGTATCGGCAATTTCGCCCGGTTCGCGGCCAGTGCGCAGGACCAGTTCGAATATCTCTTTGGCTTGCTTGCCGCTGATCTCACCTTTGTCTTGCATGGCAAGGATCGTAGCCTGGCGTTCCCCGGTTGCGCGGGTCGGATCAACTTCGTCGCCAAAGTTTTCCTTGGCCGATTTGATCACACCCGGCGCCACGGACAACGCCCAGTTCGCCACCTGAGTCGCGACTTCGGTTTCCGCTTTGCCCATAGCATCCGCAGCAACACCCAAAAGCGTTTCGAAACGTCCAAACGTTTCCACTTCAGCGGTCAGCTCGCGCGCATTGTATGCAGTAAGGCCCAGTTCGTCGGTGTAACGCACACGCTTTGCATCCGGCAATTCGGGAAGGCTTGCGCGGCATTCGGCCAAAAAGTCGTCTTCCAAAACCAACGGCAAAAGGTCGGGGTCTGGGAAGTAGCGATAATCATGCGCGTCTTCTTTCGACCGCATTGTCCGCGTGGTGCCCGTTGCGACGTCAAATAGGCGTGTTTCTTGATCCACGCTGCCGCCGCTTTCAATCAGATCGACCTGACGCGCGGCTTCATATTCGATCACTTGCATCACGAAACGGACCGAGTTCACATTCTTCGTCTCGGTACGCGTGCCCAGCTCATCGCCCACCTTACGCACGGAGACATTGACGTCAGCACGCATGGAACCTTCTTCCATGTTTCCATCGCATGATCCAACATAACGCAGGATGCTGCGCAATTTGCGGACATAGGCGCCGGCTTCTGCGGGCGAACCCATATCCGGGCGACTGACGATTTCCATCAGAGCAACGCCGGACCGGTTCAAATCGACATAGGACATGGTCGGATGCTGATCATGCATCAATTTGCCTGCATCCTGTTCAACATGGATACGTTCGATGCCGATCACTTTGTCTTCGGGAATCCCGGTTTTCTCGTCCGCTTCGATGAGCAGAGATCCCTCTCCCACCAATGGGTGGTAAAGCTGGCTGATCTGATAGCCCTGAGGCAAATCGGCGTAGAAGTAGTTCTTGCGATCAAAGCGCGACCACGCGTTGATCTCTGCTTCGATGGCCATGCCGGTGCGCACGGCCTGACGGATGCATTCGCGGTTTGGTACGGGCAACATGCCCGGCATCGCGGCGTCCACCAAGGAAACCTGACTGTTGGGCTCTGCACCAAATGTGGTGGAAGCGCCGGAGAACAGCTTTGAATGGGTCGTGATTTGGGCGTGGACTTCCAGGCCGATAACAACCTCCCACTCACCCGTTTGTCCCTGAATGCGGTAATCACTCATTTAAAGGTCTCTTTCAGTCTCTTCTTTTCGGCCTTTTGCGCGGCCCGTTTCTTCGAATAATGGCGCCAACCCAATCCCATTGCCATGCCAACTAGGTCCGCGATCAATAACGCAATTGGTTCGATAAGCGCTGCTGCAGCGATCACAGGAAGCAGCAACAATTCTTCCAATTAAGTCTCGTCCTTATCTTCAATCCGCTCAGCCGGTCTTGCCGGACCCGCTGCCCGATCATCGTCGTTTCGAATGACTTTCCCATCTTTGTCGAACCGCGCCTCACCATGCTCAATCGTTTGCGAAAGATACATGACAACCCCGACAAGGATCACAAAGCAAACGAGGAAGATGGTGACAGCGATCATCTGTTCGGCTCACCCGGTTTAAGCACCTTGCCCGTGCGGCTGTTAAAGCGCGCCTCGCCGATGTTGAATGTCTTTTCCAATCTCTGGCCAAGATGCGCCAACGCCGTGACAGCAAGGTAAACCCCCAATCCGATCAAGGCGTCTACCCAACCGCCGTCGACAATGCGTTCCCAGTAATCGAACTTGATCATCCATGCGATCACAAGAAGGGTCCAGCCAATCTGGAACCAATGCATTTTTGTCATGCGTTCAAGCATCAGCCGCGTCCAACAGCCCCGCCTCAACCGCTTTCAATTCCGCGCGCACGACATTGTCGAATTTCTTCGTGCCGGTCACGGTGATCTCTTCGAGGAACAACACGCTTAAGGTGCGATACTCGGGGTAATTCGCCAGCTCGCGCACAGTGGCCGCAAACAAAGGACCGTTGCGCACTGTGCGAGTTTTGATGTCCATCTGTGCGTGCAGCGACTGCAAAAGAGCCGCATAAGCGAAATACCGTTTGTTCGGTTCTTCGGCTTCAGGACGCCGTGATCGAGCGAGAAATCCGAACGCTACGATCCACGCCGGCACAACAAAGCCCAACGCGACAATCGCCAAAATGCCCCATTCAAATGGTGTCACCACCACTTCTCCGGTTGTGCCGTAAACCCGGCGCGTTCTTGAATCGCAAGACCCGCATTAAGAACAGTTTGTTCGTCAAACGCCTTGCCAACCAGTTGCAGCCCCAACGGCAATCCATCGGGGTTCATACCCGCAGGGACGCTCATCGCAGGCAAACCAGCGAGCGACGCTGGCACCGCGAACACATCGTTCAAATACATCGTCAATGGATCGTCGTTGAGCGAACCCAATGGGAACGAAGCCGTTGGCGTCGTGGGTGCAAGGATCAAATCGCATTCGGCCCAAGCGTTTTCAAAATCGCGCGTGACCAAAGCCCGCACCTTTTGCGCCTGCGTGTAATAAGCATCGTAGAATCCAGCCGACAACACATAGGTGCCGATCAAAATCCGGCGCTTAACCTCATCGCCAAATCCGGCGGCGCGTGTTTCGGCGTACATATCCTGTAGTCCGGCGCCATCCGGCAGATCGCGCAAACCATAACGCACACCATCATACCGGGCGAGATTCGAAGACGCCTCGGCTGGGGCGATGATGTAATAAGCAGGCAGCGCGTATTTGGTGTGCGGCAACGACACATCGACAATCTCGGCGCCTGCATCGCGCAGCCATTCTTTACCCTGCTCCCATGATGCCATGATCGCATCGTCCGTGCCATCCATGCGATATTCGCGCGGAATGCCGACCTTCTTGCCTTTAAGGTCGCTGGACAGGGCCGCCTCCCAATTGGGAACGTCCATCTTCAGACTGGTTGCATCCTTGGCATCAAAGCCCGCCATCGCGCCCAACATAATGGCACAATCTTCAACCGATCGCGCCATTGGGCCCGCTTGGTCTAGGGAAGAGGCAAACGCCACCACGCCCCAACGCGAACAACGGCCATAGGTCGGCTTAATCCCGCAAATCCCAGTAAAGGCGGCGGGTTGGCGGATCGAACCGCCCGTATCTGTGCCGGTCGCGGCCGGTGCGATACGCGCGGCAACGGCGGTCGATGAACCGCCCGATGAACCGCCCGGACTCATCGCGGAATTGCTGCCTTCTTTGCGCCAAGGCGAAGACACATTGCCGAAATACGATGTCTCGTTCGATGAACCCATCGCAAATTGATCAAGATTCAGCTTGCCCAACATCCCCGCGCCTGCATTCCACAAATTCTGTGAAACCGTGCTCTCATATTCGGGTGTGAACCCTTCGAGGATATGGCTGGCAGCGGTCGTTTGCACGCCTTGGGTGGCAAAAAGGTCTTTCATGCCGATTGGCACGCCGGCCATCACGCCCAATTCCTTGCCATCAGCGCGCGCTTTATCCGCCGCATCCGCAGCGGCCAATGCATGGTCCGGCGTGGTCACGATAAACGCGTTCAATTCGGCAGCTGAAGCAACGGCGGTGTTAAAGCTCTCGGCCACTTCGCGTGCGGTAAAGTCGCCACCGGCAACACCATCGCGAATGGCCTTCACGCCCAGAGAGGTAAAATCAGTCATGCTCATTCAATCACTTTTGGCACGCCGTAAAAGCCGTGCTCAGCCGCTGGAGCGTTGGCGAGCACTTCGTCGCGCTTGCCGCCGCCGGTTTTGGGGTCTGCGTCCACTACGTCGTCGCGCAGGCGCAAAGTGTTGGGGATCACCGCGGACATTGGCTCAACACCGGTCACGTCCACTTCACCCAACTGCTCGACCCAATCGAGGATATTGTTCAGCTCAGGCACAAGCGCCTCAAGCTGTTCATCGCCCATTTTGATGCGCGCCAGCGACGCGATCTTGGCGACGGTCTGTTTATCAACCGACATGCATTTTTCCGTCTTTATACGGGCCCGACGACAAACCCCGGGCCAATCTTAACGTTACTGTCCCGGAGGCGGTCCAGCCGGAGCACCTTCGGCGCCACCAGGTCCACCCAACCCACCTTGGCTGGCTGCCATGGCACGTTGCAGGATTTCCAGATTTTGATCGAACATTTCGCGGCTCATGAAATCCACCACTTCGATCTCAAAAATAAGATCGGCATTTGGTGGAATGGGCGCGCCCTGCGGCGGCTCTGCGCCATAGGCGAGATCCGACGGGATATAGAGTTCGTATGTCCCACCTTTCTGCATTTGCTGCAGTCCCTGATAGAAACCTTCAATCGTGGCACCTTCCTCCACTGGGAACGGGCTGCCTTCTGGGAAGACACCTTGAACCGGCAAAGGAATATCTTGCGATTCGTCAAACACTTCGCGGTTTGACGCCAGCATGCCTTTGTATTTCACAAAGACCATATCGCCGGGTTGCGGATTGGCGCCTTCGCCGGCGACGATTGTGTCCACGGCCAATCCCTTGGGCATCGCCGACCAGGCCAGCGCGCCGCCCAGTAAAATGGCAAAAAGGACGCCCAACCACAGCTTGGTCAAAGACCCTTTGGCAATAGGTTGGAGCGGAACGCGAGTGACTTCGGTCATAGTGTTCTTCTTTGCAAAATGGCGCCCGGTGGGCCTTTAAACGGCACAGTCATGCGAAAACCCCCTTTTCCGCATGACAAAAGGGCGCGGAATTGGTCCGCGCCCTGATGGCTTATCCAGTGTCGGGATTCAAGCGATTGATGCACCTTCTTATCGGTGCAACGCGATTAATCCCACGCTTACGGCTTACTTGATGCCGTCGCGTTCCATACGCTTACGCTCAAGCTTGCGTGCACGACGCACCGCAGCGGCTTTTTCGCGCGCGCGCTTTTCGCTTGGCTTTTCGTAGTGGCGACGCAGTTTCATTTCGCGATAAACGCCTTCACGCTGCAGCTTTTTCTTAAGCGCGCGCAGGGCCTGATCGACATTGTTATCGCGAACCATGATTTGCATAAACGACTACTACCTTATGTGTTTATCGGCGCACAAAACCACCAAAACCACTCGCCCGACAAACCACCGGGCGAATCGCGGTAAATGCGCGTAAAATTGACGCTGGAACGGGCGCAGATCCACGCCAAAACGGCCCAGAACACGCTCTATCTGAGGCGCACATAGCGGCGCATCTACAAAATGGCAAGATATCAACGCGCCGTATTTGCTCTCTCTTTAACCAAGCGAAACCCACGCGACGCTATGCAGGAGCAATCCGCAGGGCTAAGAGCAGCCGCAAATGTCGTCTACTGGCCTCTCTCCTGTGTTTGCATCGCTTTGCGTTGCGCTTGGCGGCGCAATGGGCGCGCTTGCCCGGTTCCAATTGGGACGGTTGATCACTCACGCATTGGGTTCGGCCAGCGGTTTCCCATGGGCAACTTTGATGATCAATGTCACAGGCAGCTTGGCCATGGGTGTTTTGCTGGGTTGGCTGGCGCGGGGATCTCAGCCCGATCAAACGAGTGAAACGCTGCGTTTGTTGATTGGTGTCGGGTTGCTGGGTGGGTTCACCACATTCAGCGCATTCAGCGCCGAATTGATCACATTGGTCCAACGCGGCCATATTCTCCTTTCTTTTGCCTATGGATCGGTGTCGATGATCGCGGGGATGACCGCGTTTCTTATCGGACTGGCCATGATACAGAGCGCACCATGAGCGAACACACACCGCAACCGACGCAAGAACCGCAATCGCCCGCGAAAGAGGTGCGCCAATTTACCGTCAACGAAGACGATGATGGCGTGCGCCTGGATCGATGGTTCAAACGAAACCTGCCGCAGATCGGTTTCGCTACCATTTCACGTTGGGCCCGCACCGGGCAAATTCGGGTCGATGGCAAACGCGCAAAGCCCGAAGATCGCATCGCCGCAGGTCAAGTGCTGCGTGTGCCGCCGGGTGGCGAGGCCAAACACAAAGCCCCGCGCAAACGCCGTGAGCTGACCGCAGAGGATATTGCCGAGGCGCAAGCCATGGTGATCCGTGAAACGCCCAGCGCGATTGTCTTGAACAAACCGCCCGGTCTTGCCACGCAAGGTGGCAGCAAAACTACAAAGCACGTTGATGGTTTGCTTGATGCATTCGTTGAAGATGACGGAACCGAGGGCGGCGGCGTTCGCCCGCGCTTGGTCCATCGACTTGATAAAGACACTTCAGGCGTGTTGTTGATCGCGCGCAGCCCCGGAAGCGCTGCCAGTTATTCGCGTCGTTTCGCTGGGCGCAGCGCTCGCAAAGTCTATTGGGCGTTGGTGGTGGGAGTGCCTCAGGTTCGCGAAGGAACCATCGATGCCCCTCTCGCCAAGCAACCTGGCACAGGCGGCGAAAAAATGCACGTGGACGAGGAAGAGGGCGCCACGGCAAAGACCCGATATCGCGTCATCGAACGCGCCGGGATGAAAGCAGCTTGGGTTGAGCTCGAACCGCTTACCGGGCGCACTCACCAATTGCGGGTGCACTTGGCCGCGATTGGCCATCCTATCGTTGGTGATGGCAAATATGGAGGCCAAGACGCCTTCCTCACTGGCAGCATAAGCCGTAAAATGCACCTTCATGCGCGCCGTTTGATCATTGCGACACCCGAAGGGAAAGGGACCGGCGGAAAGCTCGATGTGACCGCCGACCTTCCGGCTCATTTCTCCGCAAGCATGGAGGCCTTGGGGTTTGAAGAGGGCCAAAGCGATGCTTCCCCAGTGCGCGAAGAAACGCCGGAACGCACGCCAGCGGAAAAGAAACAGGCCGCTCGGCGTCACGCAAAACAATTTCGCAAAGATCGGCGCGGCGAGCGACGCGGTCGCACAACGTCGATGGGCACCGCCAACAAAGTCGCTAAAGCGAAGAAGAAGGCCAAAGGCAAACCCGGCACCAAGCCCGGAGCAAAGCCCAAGGGTCGCCGATAATGCACCCAAACCCCGCGTTCAGAAGCGAAGACCGGGCAATGTTCAAATCCATGATTGCCGATATCGGGTTTGGCATGGTGTTTCTAACCACACCCGACGGGCCGCGGGTGGCACATGTTCCAATCCTGCTTTCGCGTGAAAATGAAATTCGGTTCCATCTGGCACAAAGCAATGCGTTGACCCCGCACCTGAATGGCGCAACCGCGTTGATTACGGTGAACGGGCCCGATGGATACGTGTCGCCACGGTGGTACGACAATCGTGACACGGTACCGACATGGGATTACGCCGCGCTCGAGATGGAAGGGACGATCCGCAATCTCGAAGATCAAGAATTGGAAACTCTCCTGCATGATGTGATCACCACATTCGAAAGCCGTATCGAAGGGGTGCCTTGGCAAGCTTCGGAATCCAGCGACCGGGTGTGGTCTGGCCTGTTTCGCGGTATCGCCGGTTTTGCGATGACGGTTGAAGAATGGCGGCCAACATTCAAATTGTCGCAAAAGAAAAATGCCGCCGAACGCGCCCGGATCGCCGACGGAGTTGAAAAGGCTGGCAATTCAGAATTGGCTCAATGGATGCGTAAGGTTGCACGATGACAAAACTGGCGGTGTTTGATTGCGACGGGACATTGGTCGATGGTCAGGCGGATATTTGCGACACGATGGAAAGCGCCTTTGATCGTGCAAAAATTGCGCCGCCCAGTCGCCATGATATTCGGCGCATCGTCGGCCTAAGCCTGCCGGTTGCAATCAGGCAATTGTCGCCGGGATTGGACGAAGACCAAGTCCGTCACGTAGTCGAATTCTACAAAAGCAGCTATTTCGCCCGACGTCAGGAAGGGATGCTGCATGAACCGCTATACGATGGAATTGCCGATCTATTGCATCGACTGCGCGATGCAGGATGGAGTTTGGCGGTGGCGACAGGAAAATCGGATCGCGGGTTGAACGCCGTCCTTGCCGCGCATGATCTAAGCGATCTTTTCGTCTCTCTCCAAACAGCCGATCGACATCCATCAAAACCCCATCCCGCCATGTTGGAAGCCGCCTTGTTCGAAGCGGGCGCCGACGCGGCGGACGCGGTGATGATAGGGGACACCAGTTTTGATATGCAGATGGCCCGCGCCGCGAATGTTCGCGCCGTCGGCGTTGCATGGGGCTATCACGAGACACCCGAGCTGATGGCCACGGGTGCCGATATCGTAACCCGCAATGCGGCGCATTTGGGCGATGAATTGTTAGGCCAAAACACTTTGAGTGACACAGAATGAACGACACCACCGACGAAGCGCGCATCCGCGCCCAAGCACAATTTCTGTGGCTCAATGTCTTGCGCCTGATATCATTGGGTCTTCTCCTTGCGGGCATTGCGGTTACCCAAGATGCATTGAACGCGCCCTATTGGGTTGGCATCGTCATGGTCGTGATCGGTATGGGCGGGTTTTTCTTTGGCCCTCCACTCTTGGCTCGCCGTTTCACCACGAACGATAAAGAATTGCGCGATCCGCCGGAGAAACCATAAACCATGAAACGGTTTTACGATGATGTGGGCACACGCTCTGTCGAAGGCAGCGGTTGGCAAGTGACCTTGGACGGGCGCGGTCTAAAAACTGTAAAAGGAACCACACAGATCGTTCCAACCCAACGATTGGCAACGGCTTTGGCTCAAGAGTGGGCAGTTCAAAGCGAAGAGTTGGATCCGACCACTTTTCCCATTCGCGATATGGTCGATTATGCGATTGATGTAGTCGGCGCCGACACGGCTGCCGCCGCCGACAAGATTGTTGCTTATGGCGACACCGATACTCTTCTGTACCGCGCTGATCCGGACGAGCCGTTATACCCACGCCAAATCGACGTTTGGGAACCGATAGTTGCAGATTTCGAAGCACGAGAGGGCGTTGCAATGACGCGAGTGAGCGGCGTCATCCACCGGCCACAAAGCGATGCTGCCCTCGCCCATTTGCGCAAAAGACTGGGCGCGCAAAGCCCATTTGCGCTTGCTGGGATTGAGTTGATGACCAGCCTTGCTGCGTCGCTGATCGTGGGTCTTACAGCTAGCGAGACGGACGACGATGCAGAGGCAATGGCCTTGTGGCAGGCCGCGAGCTTGGAAGAAGAATGGCAGGCGGACCTGTGGGGCCGTGACCCCGAAGCCGAAGAGCGCAGAGCAAAGCGACAATCTGATTTTCTTAAGGCGCAAAAGGCGACGAGATTGGCAATCTAAGGTTTCGCCAACCAAATCAAAACCGGATTGTAAATCAACGGATTATTCGCCGGAAAGCACCCAGTCAGCGACATCGCTCGCGACTGTGTTGGCCGCGCGATTCAGCGCAGGACCGACAAACACTGCTTCGGGTGCAATGCCGTCTTCGCGCGCTTCGAACCGACGCGATGTCACGACGCCATCGGCATTCGTTCGGATGGCATCATAGCGCACAACGACCGAACCGCTTGGCGCATCGAACGTCATGTCGATCAATGTTCCGCGTACAAATTGGCTCGCCAAGATTGGCGTGTCGTCACTGTCGAGAACAAGCGCACCGCCCCGCACTCTCAGCGTCTCACCCAAGAGTCGCCGGAACAATCGCGCCGGTTTCTCAATCCAAACCGCTTCTTGCAAATAGGCGATTTCGGTGTCTGAGACGTTCACTGGCACCCGCAACACATCCAGCTTCGCTGGTGTTTCCGGCGTTAAAACTGCGATGGCCCCCACGGATCCCTCACTGCCGGTCTCTGCGCCCGATCCCGCCGGTGCAACGGCGGTGGACGACAACGTGATGAGGCTTTCGGGAGGTTCGGCAGCGCCCAAACTGATGCAGCCCGAAAGTCCTAAGCCAATCGCAGCGGCGAACAGGACCCGCGCTTTATTGATCGAATTCATATCCAGCGCCCTCTTCACGGCTCGTAATCAGGTAGTGTTTGACCGCCGATCAACGCGCCTGCGCCTTGATTTTCAAGCCGTTCAGTGATGGCGCGCAACGATCGGCTGGTGGTCCGCAAGTCCTGCAAAGTGGCTTCTGCCGCCGGCAGGGTTGATTCGCGCAATTGCCGCGCCGCAGGCCGCGTGTCTTCCAATGTGGCGGCCAATGCCGCCGCCGCATCGTTCGCCGATGAAAGTGTGCCGCGCAGTTCTTGTGCCAGCAGCGGGCCTTCTTCGTTCAACAATTTGTCCGTTGTCGCGGTCGCTTGTTCAAACGCGTTCAAAGCCTCTCCTGCCTCACGCAAGGCGACCTCAAGCTCGGCAAAGGTACCTTCAAGCCGGGGCGCAGTCTGTGCCAATTCTTGAGTCAGTCGATTGGAATTTTCCAAAATCCCGGCCAACTGTTCCTGATTTTCTGGTCCCAACAGGATGTTGAGATTTTCCGTCAGAGTGGCCAGTCGCTCCAACAACAATGGCGCGTTGTTGAGCAATGCGTTGATGCCACCATCTTTGGGCGGGATGACCGGGCGTTCTTCAGGACAAGCAGTCGTTTCGCACGTAATCGCCGGTGCCCCGCCCCGAGCCCCATCAAGCAAAATGGTCGATACGCCCGTAAAACTGGATTGAATGGTGGCGGTGGTCCCGACCAGGATCGGCACCTCGTCCTTTACCCTGATGCGGACCCGTACAAATTCCGGATTGTCATCCGACAATGCGATATCGATTACCTGGCCAACAGGCACACCGGCATAGGCCACCTGACTGCCATTCGCGAGGCCGGACACCGATTGACCGTAGAAAATATCATATTCGTTGACCGCGCCCTGACCCAGTCGGGCGATCCACACGATCGACACCGCCATCGCCGCCAGCAAAGCCAGCGTGACCGCGCCTACCCAAAGGTGATTGGCTCTTGTTTCCATCGTCCGCCTCTATGAACGCCTTGCGCGATGCGTGTCTATGATCTTGTGCATTGGCATGAATTACGCTTCCCCCGCACTGACGCCATCATGCGCCGCCTGTGCGCCGCGACCGCGCGGGCCGTTGAAGTATTCTTCGATCCACGGATGCCCGGTTTCCATCAATTCCGGGATTGTGCCGACTGCGATCACCCGCTTATCCGCCAACACCGCGACGCGATCACAAATTTCGTGCAGCGTATCGAGATCGTGAGTGATCAAGAACACTGTCAAACCCAATGTCTCTTTCAATTCACGGGTTTGGCGATCGAATTTTGCCGCGCCAATAGGGTCAAGCCCTGCCGTCGGTTCGTCCAAGAACAACAATTCTGGATCAAGCGCCAAGGCGCGAGCAAGTCCCGCACGCTTCTTCATCCCGCCCGACAATTCCGACGGATACTTTGCGATCGCTTCTTCGGGCAGACCCGACAACAACACTTTGTACCGCGCAATTTCCCGTCGCAACTCATCCCCGATTTCGGGGTAAAACTGCCGTAGAGGAACTTCGACATTTTCGCCCACCGTGAGCGTCG comes from the Erythrobacter sp. Alg231-14 genome and includes:
- a CDS encoding RluA family pseudouridine synthase, which gives rise to MSEHTPQPTQEPQSPAKEVRQFTVNEDDDGVRLDRWFKRNLPQIGFATISRWARTGQIRVDGKRAKPEDRIAAGQVLRVPPGGEAKHKAPRKRRELTAEDIAEAQAMVIRETPSAIVLNKPPGLATQGGSKTTKHVDGLLDAFVEDDGTEGGGVRPRLVHRLDKDTSGVLLIARSPGSAASYSRRFAGRSARKVYWALVVGVPQVREGTIDAPLAKQPGTGGEKMHVDEEEGATAKTRYRVIERAGMKAAWVELEPLTGRTHQLRVHLAAIGHPIVGDGKYGGQDAFLTGSISRKMHLHARRLIIATPEGKGTGGKLDVTADLPAHFSASMEALGFEEGQSDASPVREETPERTPAEKKQAARRHAKQFRKDRRGERRGRTTSMGTANKVAKAKKKAKGKPGTKPGAKPKGRR
- the crcB gene encoding fluoride efflux transporter CrcB, giving the protein MSSTGLSPVFASLCVALGGAMGALARFQLGRLITHALGSASGFPWATLMINVTGSLAMGVLLGWLARGSQPDQTSETLRLLIGVGLLGGFTTFSAFSAELITLVQRGHILLSFAYGSVSMIAGMTAFLIGLAMIQSAP
- the rpsU gene encoding 30S ribosomal protein S21, which gives rise to MQIMVRDNNVDQALRALKKKLQREGVYREMKLRRHYEKPSEKRAREKAAAVRRARKLERKRMERDGIK
- a CDS encoding FMN-binding negative transcriptional regulator: MHPNPAFRSEDRAMFKSMIADIGFGMVFLTTPDGPRVAHVPILLSRENEIRFHLAQSNALTPHLNGATALITVNGPDGYVSPRWYDNRDTVPTWDYAALEMEGTIRNLEDQELETLLHDVITTFESRIEGVPWQASESSDRVWSGLFRGIAGFAMTVEEWRPTFKLSQKKNAAERARIADGVEKAGNSELAQWMRKVAR
- the gatC gene encoding Asp-tRNA(Asn)/Glu-tRNA(Gln) amidotransferase subunit GatC produces the protein MSVDKQTVAKIASLARIKMGDEQLEALVPELNNILDWVEQLGEVDVTGVEPMSAVIPNTLRLRDDVVDADPKTGGGKRDEVLANAPAAEHGFYGVPKVIE
- the gatB gene encoding Asp-tRNA(Asn)/Glu-tRNA(Gln) amidotransferase subunit GatB, translated to MSDYRIQGQTGEWEVVIGLEVHAQITTHSKLFSGASTTFGAEPNSQVSLVDAAMPGMLPVPNRECIRQAVRTGMAIEAEINAWSRFDRKNYFYADLPQGYQISQLYHPLVGEGSLLIEADEKTGIPEDKVIGIERIHVEQDAGKLMHDQHPTMSYVDLNRSGVALMEIVSRPDMGSPAEAGAYVRKLRSILRYVGSCDGNMEEGSMRADVNVSVRKVGDELGTRTETKNVNSVRFVMQVIEYEAARQVDLIESGGSVDQETRLFDVATGTTRTMRSKEDAHDYRYFPDPDLLPLVLEDDFLAECRASLPELPDAKRVRYTDELGLTAYNARELTAEVETFGRFETLLGVAADAMGKAETEVATQVANWALSVAPGVIKSAKENFGDEVDPTRATGERQATILAMQDKGEISGKQAKEIFELVLRTGREPGEIADTEGLKQVSDTGAIEAAIDEILANNGDKVEQYKGGKDKLFGFFVGQTMKAMQGKANPGVVNQLLKDKLG
- a CDS encoding FKBP-type peptidyl-prolyl cis-trans isomerase, giving the protein MTEVTRVPLQPIAKGSLTKLWLGVLFAILLGGALAWSAMPKGLAVDTIVAGEGANPQPGDMVFVKYKGMLASNREVFDESQDIPLPVQGVFPEGSPFPVEEGATIEGFYQGLQQMQKGGTYELYIPSDLAYGAEPPQGAPIPPNADLIFEIEVVDFMSREMFDQNLEILQRAMAASQGGLGGPGGAEGAPAGPPPGQ
- the gatA gene encoding Asp-tRNA(Asn)/Glu-tRNA(Gln) amidotransferase subunit GatA encodes the protein MTDFTSLGVKAIRDGVAGGDFTAREVAESFNTAVASAAELNAFIVTTPDHALAAADAADKARADGKELGVMAGVPIGMKDLFATQGVQTTAASHILEGFTPEYESTVSQNLWNAGAGMLGKLNLDQFAMGSSNETSYFGNVSSPWRKEGSNSAMSPGGSSGGSSTAVAARIAPAATGTDTGGSIRQPAAFTGICGIKPTYGRCSRWGVVAFASSLDQAGPMARSVEDCAIMLGAMAGFDAKDATSLKMDVPNWEAALSSDLKGKKVGIPREYRMDGTDDAIMASWEQGKEWLRDAGAEIVDVSLPHTKYALPAYYIIAPAEASSNLARYDGVRYGLRDLPDGAGLQDMYAETRAAGFGDEVKRRILIGTYVLSAGFYDAYYTQAQKVRALVTRDFENAWAECDLILAPTTPTASFPLGSLNDDPLTMYLNDVFAVPASLAGLPAMSVPAGMNPDGLPLGLQLVGKAFDEQTVLNAGLAIQERAGFTAQPEKWW
- a CDS encoding esterase-like activity of phytase family protein; this encodes MLKRVALLGPLLIAALLVGGYVYLHDPFARDGTQLLQVALSEEDPALDRVGALKYHGGLDIPRMGQNIGGLSGLRWDADSGRLLAITDDARWVRIAPDESGDRLIGISAIESGNLLGPDGQTLTGKEDGDSESLIYDAEGGWFVTFERNHRILSYGESLSGVGIQTLFDAEAELGELEGNSGMEAVAVSAESQLICAERKAQSQRSNCVLHRTETDSYTDLSVHPPSMLEGLGAVPTDADALGDGVFLVLFRSYSPTEGNSAAIVAYSPDGSRRDLMTLRPPMTVDNFEGLAVREEVAKDGQRRTFIYIVSDDNFSGGQRTLLMKFEIVAND